The genomic stretch AATAATGGATATGGCTGCAAGAAGCTGTAGCTGGTAGATAGAAAAGACAGTAACTGTAGGGCAGACTGAAGGGCACCAATGGTGAGGAAAACGGTCAAATTGAAGAACAAGACTTTAAATTGAGAAGTATAGAATTGCCAGAATGCTGAAGCCAAAACAGTCACAGTACTAAAACTTTGCAGAACATGTTCTGGCCAAACTTTTATTCTCTCAGAAGGCTGAGAAAAGACCATGCACATGCTCTGATAAGCAAATGTGGGGGGATTGTTGACCTCTACTGGAAATATTGTTGAGTaatgaaaaaaagtttttgagCAATTTCTTAATCTAATAGACATTGCTTCCTTCCAGTACCTGTGCCAGAATTCTCTGAAGCTGATGTTACTATTGTGGTTACAAATAAACTTTATATCAAGAAGGCTGTAGTAGTGAATGAGATTTAGCTGAAATTGTAGGAGACACTGAACAAGACTGGGGTTGTGTAGCATGGCTCTTTAATGGTGTATGGAGATCTGGGGCAGTACCTTTGGACCAGCAAACTGGAATGATGTTGCCTATCTTTTATTTTGCAGTCACCGATCCTTCATCTGGTACCAAACAAAAAATCAAAGTCTGACACAGCAATCAAGGTAAAATTTGTCATTTAAGTATGAAATCATTTTGTAACAGCtgatgaatatttattatataatggaTACATTAGCTTTATGGACGTCTTGCTAGTATTACATTAGATGTCTGAAATGCTTTCAATACTTATTTAACTGAACTTTTACTTGACTAAAAATGTTAGAACTTCTCAGAAATCAGATCACATACACTGGAAAGATAACAATAACCTGTCAGTATACCTTTAAAAGCGTCAGGGAACTTTATATATTCATGTGCTAGTTGTGATCTCCATCTAGTGGTGAAAATGCTAGAGTACACCATCAGCTTAAACCTTAAACAATTCACTGTACTCAAATTCAGCCAAAGACCATCATTGCGGTAAAGCCTTTTTAATCATGAAAAGTTgacaagaacaacaaagacattCGATGATAGTTTACAAATGTTGCACTCACATTTACAAGATTTAGTCCTTCTATGAGGCCACGTGCTTAACAGAACCATTTTGCAGGTtcaaaaaaatagattttagcTGATGGAAATATAGCAAATATTGTACCAGTCGAAATAGTTTGGAGATTTTCTTCGAGGAgtagaatatgaatgaagaCATTATTACTACAAAATGACATGGAATTGTGCAGTGAACAAGAAAAAGCACTACATTCAAATGAGTTATTAATACAAAGGTCTTAATACATATTGAATCTAGTGTGTCCAAGTGTTTGATTTACAGAACAGCATTTtagggttcacacacacacacacacacacacacacacacacacacacacacacacacacacacacacacacacacacaaactgaaagTCATCAGCCAACCCCACTGGACTGAGTACCTTTGATGAGGAGGCGTCATTAGAAACCGTCACTTACTCACATGGATAGATCCTACAATGAGCCGCTATGCATGTACACAAAAAAGTCTGATGATTACTGCAAGCCAGACTACGTCAAGAGAATGCATCTTAAAACTTAACCCTTCTTCATCTAACTGAGATTTGAAAACATTTAGAAGGTCTGagagaaatgaaatataatCTAAATGCTGGTTAAAAAGAAATTTGATGATTCAACAGAATCTTCCTTTTGTAAAATTAAAGATTCATATTAATCAATATTACTGATCCATGATGAGTGCAGACAGTTTCAAACAGTTACTTGTGGTGTTCTTATGCTTTAAGGGTCAGAGGTGACCAGAGTTACGTCCCTCTGACCTCCTTTAACCTCATCCTCCAGCTGAAGGTCCTCTTCTGCCTGGTCTCCACGAGCAGGTCCCTCCTCCATCGCCAGTCAATGGATTATAACCTAATatacacaagcacgcacacagaAGCATGCACACAGacgcatgcacacagacacacgcacagacacaagcgtgcacgcacgcacagacacacaacacacacaacgtTAAAGTCCTTGAACTTAAAGAACAAAATTTATCATTCAGTGTAAGGTGCAATTAAATAGTGTTGTGGCAGCACTAAGATGCAAAAATTTACAAAGCACCCCATGgtcaataaatcaataactaaataactaaataaatgaatcaagaaagaaagaaagaaagcgacaGAGCCGTACAGTTATAAAGATCAATATttactgaaaaagaaataatcaggCAAAAAGTCAAGCAAAGCCAGTAATCTACACAAACCTATTTGTTCTATTTCTTTAAATCCTGAAAGTCAAATGATTACTATTTCTGAACAAAATCAAACATCTATTCTAACCAcatagtttaaaataatatatatttggGAAGATGCCTAGCCGTTAGTTTGGTAATACGGACACGAGTACGTTGTAATAATCGGCATGGACCATGTTAAAAAGTCATAATTTAGGCAGCAATCTACTAAAAATTAGCCTTTATAATTTTAGTCAAAACTTACAAACTGATCAATGCCAGCAATTTAGAGGTGAGAGCAGAAGAAAGATTGCTGAAACAGAGACATGGCACTAATGGACTTTTTCTCATTCCCACACAAGAAAATCATGTTCTCTAGTTCGCTTTGTCCCGTTGCATTCAGTGTGGAGAATATGTTATTTTCCCCTTTACTTGAAAGTGTTCAAAACAGTtcaacagtaaagaaaaaccaTACGCTGGTGTATAACGGATCAAGCGTCCCACACTACATATCCACTGAGTAACAACTTCTTCCAAAATGTATGTCGTCTTGAACCGTGCTGTTTTATAGCTGATGAGACTAAAGCAATGCATTGAATCTTTACACTCTTTGTGGGAAgtgttgtgtatataataaAGAACGAACAGCTGGGTGTTATTTACCGCTGCTCCGAAGAGACTTTTTGTCCGTCTTGGGCTTCAGCACTGTGGTGGAATTGGACGCCTCGTCGTTGATCTTCAAAAACCCAGAGAGAGGACATGAGCAAACTAAAAACCTCATACGTTACATGCTTTAATGATAcaaatgttctctctctctctctctctctctctctctctctctctctctctctctctctctcagagtaACTCACCCGATGAAGTCGAGCGTTTCCTTTATAACTCTTCCCTTCCTTCATGCTCTCCCATTGCTCGATTTTCTGCTGTCTTTTCTCCTCCTCGAGCTAGGGGATGAAAAGGAAGTGTTAACTACTCAGTGACTAAGGCAACGTGCCATATCTGTAAGGCAAGCAAGATTTTGACGTACAATTACACATttgagaaaagaacagaaaattcATTTACTCTAAAAATACTTGTAGTGGAAGTCTAAAGGCTGCTGCTCCAAATCTAACAGCAACGGTAAACGTCTTAGTGATGACAAAACTACTCTCAAATAGCTTTAGACCATGGCTCGGGTGATATGACTTTGGTGTGTATCATTTATGGAGTGTCTCcaatgtcagtgctttgtaatagTGTAACACTCAGACTCTTAAAGAAAGAGGACATTTCCAACATTTGAGACATTTGGAAAGGGCAAACATGTTTCATAGCTGCTCATACGGTTGCTTTATATTTTATCTTGTTATCTGGTGTCATGTGAAGGAGCCTTCCTCATGTTGTCTCTAGGAGTTCTCCTGACCACTGTCGCCTCTTGCTTACTCATTAGTGATAAATGTACATTtgatcatttatatatttctgtaaaaggCTGCGTGGTTACAGtgttattgttaaaagtgctatgcaaataaaatttaactgaAGTTAACTTCCACTATATTGAGTTCTGCTCTGTTCTTACACCCGAAAAATGTGCTGAAATTCATCTACACGTCATACAAACATTAGGTTGAAGAATGCTGGAAAATCTTTTTGAAAGCCAATCAAATGCTCACTCTCTGCTGTTTCTCTTTAAACTCTGCTGCTCTGGCATCCAGTTCTTCTTGCATTCTTCGGCGCGACGCCTCCAGAGCCTCCTGACGCATTACCACGGACGATGGGTctagaaacaaaacaaaactagtTTAGTACTTGT from Tachysurus fulvidraco isolate hzauxx_2018 chromosome 2, HZAU_PFXX_2.0, whole genome shotgun sequence encodes the following:
- the selenos gene encoding selenoprotein S produces the protein MEANGGDAEIKSGAEENLKNQDLSFIQSTAATFLSQYGWFFLVLCVGVYFLIQYLSKKSPSLNLSSASAVSQDPSSVVMRQEALEASRRRMQEELDARAAEFKEKQQRLEEEKRQQKIEQWESMKEGKSYKGNARLHRINDEASNSTTVLKPKTDKKSLRSSGYNPLTGDGGGTCSWRPGRRGPSAGG